The Candidatus Celerinatantimonas neptuna DNA segment CGTCAATTCATTTGAGTTTTAACCTTGCGGCCGTACTCCCCAGGCGGTCTACTTAATGCGTTTGCTGCGCTACCCACAGCTTAAAGCTACAGACAGCTAGTAGACATCGTTTACAGCGTGGACTACCAGGGTATCTAATCCTGTTTGCTCCCCACGCTTTCGTACCTCAGCGTCAGTCTTTGTCCAGGAGGCCGCCTTCGCCACCGGTATTCCTTCAGATCTCTACGCATTTCACCGCTACACCTGAAATTCTACCTCCCTCTACAAGACTCTAGCAAACCAGTCCCAAATGCAGTTCCCAGGTTGAGCCCGGGGCTTTCACATCTGGCTTAATCCGCCGCCTACGTACGCTTTACGCCCAGTAATTCCGATTAACGCTCGCACCCTCCGTATTACCGCGGCTGCTGGCACGGAGTTAGCCGGTGCTTCTTCTGTTGCTAACGTCACAAATGTGCATTATTAATACACACCCTTTCCTCACAACTGAAAGTGCTTTACAACCCGAAGGCCTTCTTCACACACGCGGCATGGCTGCATCAGGGTTTCCCCCATTGTGCAATATTCCCCACTGCTGCCTCCCGTAGGAGTCTGGGCCGTGTCTCAGTCCCAGTGTGGCTGATCATCCTCTCAGACCAGCTAGAGATCGTCGCCTTGGTAGGCCTTTACCCCACCAACTAACTAATCTCACTTGGGTGCATCCTATAGTACAAGGCCCGTAGGTCCCCTGCTTTGGTCCGTAGACATTATGCGGTATTAGCCACCGTTTCCAGTGGTTGTCCCCCTCTATAGGGCAGCTCCCCAAGCATTACTCACCCGTCCGCCACTCGTCAGCAAGAGAGCAAGCTCTCTCCTGTTACCGTTCGACTTGCATGTGTTAAGCCTGCCGCCAGCGTTCAATCTGAGCCATGATCAAACTCTTCAATTTAATTCATGCTCATTCTTTCTGTTCGTTGACAGTGTTAGTCACTTACAGAACAATGAGTTTTTATTTCTTTGCCTCATTGACTGCGAGTGCCCACACAGATTGCTTGATGATTTGTTAAAGAACGGTGCCCCTCTCGGAGCGGGCGCAAATTCTATCGCGCCTTGCGATCCCATGTCAAGCTCATTCGCTTGGCCTGAAATCGTCCCTTTGGCCTGAAGCCTTGTGGACCCTGACCTCGCCAGCCCCGTGGGGTGTGCCGTGTCAGTGGTGGTGCATTATAGGGATATCGCCGCCCGGCGCAAGTGCTTTTTTCATTTTTTTAAAACAATTACCAGAATCAGTCATATTGTTGATTATCCTTCTCTATTTATGAATTGCTCATCTCTAATTATCTGATTCTCTTTTTTTCACCTGAGCGCTATATAATACTGCAAATAAATTGATTTTGAGAATGATATGACCCATGAAGATGACAGGAATAACATGATGTATACTTCAAGATATATAATTACTGAAACTCACAGTGACTCACCCACCGGCTTCGGTTAACATAGCCGCCCTTTTTGCTTTGCTATCATATTTATTTTTTCAGGAGTTGGAGTTGATGTTGTTTTCCCTAGGTCAGCGCTGGATTAGTGACTCAGAATCTGAACTTGGTGTTGGTACAGTAGTCTCGATTGATAGACGGATGATCACACTATTATTTCCTGCAACAGGGGAGAATCGTATCTATGCAAAGGACGATGCCCCAGTGACTCGCGTTATGTTCAATGTTGGTGATGAAATTGCGCATGTTGATGACTGGAAAATGACGATTACCGAGGTTATTGAGGAAGATGGCCTTATTACTTATTCCGGAATACGAATTGATAACGACAGCTCAGCTCAAATTAAAGAAGTATTTCTTAATCACTTCCTTAAATTTAACAAACCTCAAGACCGTCTTTTTGCAGGACAAATTGATAGGTTCGATCGATTTGTTACCCGCTATCAGTCCTTGCAACAACGTTACAATACACAATCATCTCCATTTCGAGGATTAGTTGGCGGAAAAGTAAGTCTTATTGCTCATCAGCTTTATATTGCCAAGGAAGTCGGTCGCCGTTATGCACCACGAGTCATGTTGGCAGATGAAGTCGGACTGGGTAAAACCATTGAAGCAGGACTTATCATCCATCAGCAATTGATTGCTGGTTTATCACAGCGAGTTCTGATTATTGTCCCTGAAACACTACAGCATCAGTGGTTAGTCGAAATGATTCGTCGTTTTAACTTAGCATTTAGCTTGTTTGATGAAGAGCGCTGTGTGGAAGCCTATGCTGATGCAGAGAACCCATTCGATACAGCCCAGTTGGTCTTATGTAGCCTCGACTTTCTTCGGAGTAAAAAACGTCGCTTTGAACAAATCTGCGAATCACAGTGGGATTTAATGATCGTTGATGAAGCACACCATCTGCAATGGGATGAACAATCACCCAGTCGGGCATTTCAGATAATTGAATCATTAAGTCAGCAAATTCCCGGTATATTATTGCTAACAGCGACCCCTGATCAACTCGGCCATCAGAGTCATTTTGCCCGTCTTCAACTTCTTGATAAAGAACGCTTTCATAATTATGAACAGTTTTTAGAAGAAGAAAAAAATTACCAATATCTGGCTGAATTAGCTACCCAATTACTAGGCAACAAGAATATTAGTGAGGATCAATTCTCTCAGTTAGTAAAAATGGGACACGTCGATTCTCTATCACTGAAATCCATCCAAAGCGATAATCTAGAACAACGTCAGGCAGCACGAAAAAAACTTTTTGATGAGTTATTAGATTGCCATGGGACCGGTCGGATTATGTTTAGAAATACACGAGCTGCGGTTCCTGGCTTTAAAGCTCGTCGTCTACATAGTTATCCTCTGCCATTGCCATCTCAATACCAAACCGCTATGCGGGTTCATAATATGATGAATGCGCGTCAACCACTCGAAAAAAGAGCAACCCAATTGCTCTACCCTGAAGAGTTGTATCAGTCACTAGAAGCCAACGCGTCGCAGTGGACTCAATATGATCCCAGAATTCAATGGCTACTTGATTTTTTACTCGCCAATAAGCAAGAAAAAGTTCTGGTGATCTGTGCCCATGCAGAAACAGCTCTCACTATTGAAGAAATAGCCCGAACCGAAGAGGGGATCCGAGGTACGGTTTTCCATGAAGATATGAGTATTATCGAACGAGATAAAGCAGGGGCTTATTTCGCTCAAGAAGAAGCAGGAGCTCAGCTGATGGTTTGTTCTGAAATTGGTTCAGAAGGCCGAAATTTTCAATTTGCACATCACTTAGTTTTATTCGATCTTCCAACGAACCCGGATTTGCTTGAACAGCGGATTGGCCGACTAGATAGAATAGGTCAACGCAATGAGGTTGATATTCACGTTCCTTATCTTGAAGATACAGCTCAACAACGATTACTGGGATGGTATCACCAAGGATTAGATGCATTTGAAGCGCCCTGCGCAACAGGAAATGCAATCTATCAGGAGTTCGGAATTGAATTATTAGAAGCCCTTGCCTCTGATCAGAGTAACGAAGAACTCATCCAACTCATTACTAAAACTCACCAACGGCATCTTCAATTATGTGAAGAGATGGAAGCCGGACGCGATCGATTATTAGAGATGCATTCAAATGGAGGGGAAAAAGCACAACTCCTTGTCGAAAATATTTCAACTCATGAGCAATCACCTCAATTTGTGAATCAAGCTCTTCGCCTATTCGATATATTGGGTGTCCAGCAAGATGATTTAGGGGAACAAACATTATTATTTAAACCTACAGAGCATATGCTTGTCCCTTCATTACCAGGCTTACCAACAGAAGGTCAATTAATTACGTTTGACAGGGATACAGCATTACACCGGGATGAAGTTGCGCTATTAACCGAAGAGCATCCATTGTTTGCTTCAGCTATTGATGCAATTTTATCAGCAGAGACAGGTACCACTTCGGTTGCTTTATTGAAAAATAATGCATTACCTGCTGGTAGTTTTTTCCTTGAGTGTTTGTTCGTAGTTGAAACATCAGCACCACCTGAATACCAAATTGGCCAGTATCTACCGGCTACACCTGTTCGTATTTTATTAGATAAAAACAATAATGAACTATCTGAAAAAGTTTCATTTGAAACATTTAACACTCAACTCTGTGCGGTAAATAGACATATCAGTAGTCAATTGGTTAATGCCTCTCAGACACAAATTCACCAACTTCTAACACTGGCACAAGAGCATGCAAAACAACAAATGTCAGCTATCATTGAAAATTCATCAAGATATGCTCAGAAAACTCTAACTCAGGAACTCAATCGGTTAATCACGCTTCGCCAGAAAAATCCCGCGATAAGGGATGATGAAATCGACTTTTGGAAGACACAGCAGCAAGATGTACTAGAATATATCAATAGAGCCCAACTGAAATTAGATGCGCTTCGCTTTATTGTAATTACTCCGACAAAATAAAGGTAATTTCTCATCAGCTGCCATAATCTGCATCTGATGAGAAATAATATGAAATGACTGAATTTATCTACCTGCCACCTCAATCACCTTATCTCACTGTGATTTATCAGGATGATGATATTGCTGTATTTGACAAACAACCTGGTCTTTTGTCTGTTCCTGGCCGTAATCTGGAACATCGTGATAGTCTGGCTCTAAGGGCTATGCGAGTCTGGCCTGATGCCAGAGTCGTTCATCGACTTGATATGGCAACATCTGGGCTCATCATCATGGCGCTACATCGTGATGCCCAAAGTCATATTTCCCGCCAATTTCAACTTCGTCAACCGAAAAAATGCTATATAGCCGAAATTTGGGGACACCCACGACACACAAAGGGAACAGTAGACTTACCACTACGCTGTGATTGGCCAAATCGTCCCCGACAAATTGTTGATCCAATAAGTGGAAAATCCGCCTTAACACATTGGCAGATCCTTGAACATAAAAAGCGCACTTCAATTGTTGAGCTAAAACCGGTGACAGGCCGCTCTCATCAATTACGGGTTCATATGCAAAACTTAGGACACCCAATCATCGGGGATAAACTCTATGCTCAGGATGAAGCACTTAACGCTGCACCAAGACTTCACCTTCATGCCGAAAGTTTAAGTTTTTATCATCCACGTGAAAACAGATGGTTGTCATTTAATAGCCCAGCCCCTTTTTTCAGATGTTCCTAACAGAAGTTTATCTTCGGTGGATAACTTTTAGAGCGTTTTACTATTTATCTTTGTACAAGAAATAAATAGCATGACAATAAGGTATCATCATTTCGCCAAACACACATATACCGAGAGAATTGCCATGCCAACACAGAAATGACACCGAACGAATTTACTTGCTTGTTAGCTAATACAGAGTCAGTGACCGTCATATTTGAAGCATGTGGTACTTCGAATTACTGGAAACAACTTGCTGCCTCCTTGGGGCATGATGCTCGATTGATTTCCCCTAAATTAGTAGATTCTGTGAGGCAAAATAAGAAAACCGACAAAAATGATACTTTAGCTATTGTTCAAGCATCCTTGTTACCAGATGTTGCCTTCATTTCAGGGAAAACAATTGAGCAGCAACAATTGCAATCGGTCATGCGGCTAAGGGAGCTAAGCATTAGGCAAAAAACAGCAGCAAAAAATCAATTAACAGCCCTGTTATCCAAATTCAATATTAAAGTGTCCCTCAAGCATGGTGGATTAAGGGCTGTATTGAGGAGATGCAGAATTGTCAGGTGCGTTTCGTATGGCTCTTTCGGTTGCATGGAAGCAGAACTTATCACTGTTGATGCTGTACTTATGACTCATGCTTGGAAAAATCTTTACAGTCTCAGCCTGACTGCACAAAGCTGCTAAAAATCGAAGGAGTTGGAATGTTAAATGCTGTTAGTTCATAGCATTAGGGGGTGGAGATATCGGCACCTTTACGAAAAGAAAAGATGCTGCAGCCTATATAGGCTTGACGCCTATCCAACACTCAACTGGTGGCAAAATGAAATTAGTTTACTATAGGTAGATGTGTAAAAAACACTATTTTAAGGAGTCAGCTAATCACAGGGGCGATGGCTGTTGTAAGCCACTTAGCTAACAGGCCAGCCAGCACTAAAAAAGCGTTATGGCTAAAATCGTTAATATAAAGCACAGTGGCAAAAAATGTGCTGCTGTAGCATTGGCAAACAAAAATGTAAGAACAGCCTTTGCCATACTGACACAAGGTACAGAATATAAAGCTGAACCTATTGTGGTTTGACTTGAAAAAATGTCAAAACAGTAGAAATGCATAAATAAGATGGTAAATCAGCTACCGACAACGAAGAGTCTCGAACTCGCAGGATAGAATTGCCACTAGCTCGCGTAAATACCACTGAATCTGAGTTAGCAACTCATCTGGAACTCGTACATAAGTACGCATTTATTTCTTATTTTAAATTTCTTGCTGTTGACAACGGAGAGTCCACATAAGTTGTGGCGCAGCAAGTACCGGTGAAGTAGCAATCGGCAAAAACCGGGGGGAAACTCAACTAAAATTCATCTTGCCGTTGATAGTGGCGGTTTACCGGTCTGTTTCGAGCTATCAGGTGATCAGGTCAATGATAGTGTTCATGCCCAAAGTGTGATACCAGATACGGCATTTGTTTGTGCCGATAAAGGTTACGATAGCGACAAATTAAGAAACTTCATAGAAAAAAGAGGTAGCACAACTAACATCCCTGGCAGAACGACATCGAAAGCAGGAAACGCTCAGATGGACTGGTGTTTATATAAGTATCGCCATCTGGTTGAAAATGCCTTTCTAAAAATCAAGATATACCGGACGGTTGCCACCCGATACGACAATTAATACGAAATTATATCCGTATAGTTGCTTTATCTTTTACAATGATAAGGTTACCCATATACTGCTGAATAAATAACAAACAAAGTTCAACAGCCTCTAGTATCCACTTAATTTAGAAATATTCATTTCTCTATGCAAATTGACATGCACAAAACCAGATAAGGCTCTTCAGCTTTAATAAATAACCGCCGATAATAAATCATCAAGCAAATCACTATGAGGAAATAACTCTGTGTGGATAAAACAAATGGTCCTTGGATTATGGGTTATTTCCATAACCGGTTTTACAGCACCTTTATCCCCTCTTTGGAAAAATGTTCCGGGATTTAAGTCCGTTGATGTAAAAGGGAAACCTATCGCAACTCTCTGGCTTAAAGAGCAGACGGCTAAAAAAACCGGCACCGTGATTTTATTACCAGATTGGGGACGATTACCCACCAGCGACGATGTTATTAACCCACTACGCAAAAAACTACCGGAGTGGGGCTGGCAAACCATCGCTATTGCTCCCCCACTACCTCAAAATAAGAATTCGATTATCAGTAACTCAAACCCTAAAGCAATAAAAGCTTATCAACAAAAATTAATTGGGGCTCTCCAGACTATTAATCAATCACAGAACGAAGTATTTGGCTATCAGGTTGTCATTGCTCAAGGCGTTATGGCCGCTTGGATGATCCGAATCTATCAACAACAATTACTCCCCCTACCCGATGCTTTAATTATTGTTGATAGCTATTTCCCCAATATGGAAACGAATCAAAAAATAGCCGGTGATTTAGCAAAACTCACTTGTCCTGTTTATGACATCTATTTCCGGGATGCCAATCGCTGGGCTTTAGCTGATGTCAAAGCGCGAAGAATCGCAATGGTTCGCGCGCAAAAGATTGATTACCGCCAAAGTGAAATTCAAAGTGATCCATTTTTAAGCAACTCAGGATTATTACTGGCCAAACGAGTCTATGGCTGGTTTAATTCCTTGGGATGGTACTGACAAAGGAATTAAAAATGGCGACAGTTGTATGTCTAGAGCGTGATAGTCTTGGTCCTCAATTCCAACTTCCACAATTACCTCCCCTGCATGAGTGGAGAAACTACCCGACAACCACTCCTGAGCAAATCATTGTTCGCCTACGAGATGCTGATGTCGTCGTCGTAAATAAACTTATTTTAAATGATCAACTGCTGGCCCAGCTTCCAAAGCTAAAACTGATTGCCGTATCTGCTACCGGAGTTAACAATATCGATTTAAGCGCTGCCAGCCGTCTGGGAATCAAAGTCTGTAATGTGCGGGGCTATGCAGGCCCGAGTGTCGCTGAGCACACATTTATGCTATTGCTGGCGTTAAAACGTAATCTGATTTCCTATCGACAAAGCCTTCTGAAAGACCACTGGCAAGAATCAGGACAATTCTGCTATACCGATTATTCAATCGAAAACATCCATGGACAAACGATGGGTATTATCGGTAGTGGTCATTTAGGACAACACATAGCTAAGATTGCGAAAGCATTCGGTATGAAAATTAAATTCGCAGCACGACCAGGTCAAAAAGCACAATCGAATAAATCAGCATTTGAAGATGTTCTCAGTAGTTGTGATGTGATATCCATTCACTGCCCACTAAATGAGCAAACAAAGAATTTAATTAGTGATGAACAATTTGATCTGATGCAACCCGGAGCCATTCTTATCAACACCGCTCGTGGGGGAATTGTTAATGAAAACGCATTACTCAAAGCCTTACAACAACATAAGATTGCAGGCGCAGGCTTTGACGTCAGCCAACACGAACCTCCTCTTGAAAACTCACCTTTACTGGAAGCTGTCAAAATGGAGAATTTTCTTTTGACACCCCATATAGCCTGGGCCAGTGACCAGAGTAGACAAAATTTAATCAACCAGCTTGTCGAAAATATTCAAATGTTCCTAAATGGACATCCAAAGAATCTGTTAAATTGATCGGTTTCTATTATCTGGCGTAGAAAAATACTACCTACGCCACTCAATTCACCGATTAAAGAACAGGGAAATACATGTCCGTGATTAAGTTTAAATCAAAACACCTATTTCATTCCCCGCGCTTTTTTAATCATCTCATAAGCATGCTGGATCTCTTGCGCTTTTTTCTTTGCCATCTCCAACATCTCAGGAGGCAGGCCTTTGGAAACCAATTTATCAGGATGATGTTGATTCATCTGACGCCTATATGCTCTTTTAACTTCCTGATCACTTGCCGAAGAGTCTATTTCAAGTAGCTGATACGCATCTTTTAAGGACTGTTCCCGATTTGCAGAATTTCGATCATTTGTGTAACGGGAATCTTGTTGATAATCTGAACCAGACCATTGCTGTTGACGCTGGCGTTGGAAACGCATTTCCGCTTCCCATCGAGCAATAACCCGTTTCAGATCCATCTGGCTAAATCCCAATATACGGGCTATACGCTCCAGCATCTGCTTTTCAACAGGTTCCATTTGCCCATCTGCGAAGACACCTTGCATCTGGATTTCTAAAAACATCTGCAGAAGGTCTCTCCTGCCTTTAACTAAACTGACCAAATTTCGCAATTCGTCATCTAGGGGATAATCGGCTCTCTTTCCATCACGAAAGGCTTCCTTAGCCTGTTCTCTGGCTTCACCTTGTAATCCCATTTGGTCCATCAGCAGACTAGCGATCTGAATTTCTTCTGATGTCACAACACCTTTTGCTTTAGCAATATGCCCCATCACAGCGAATGTTGTAAAAAAGAATTGAGCCCGCCCATTTGGATTCGAAAAAACACCTAAATTAAAATTCTGACCTATCGCCTGATCAAATTTATGGCCCAGCCATAAACCAAGTAATGCCCCGAGAATGCCCCCGAACATAAATCCAAATAAAACACCAAAAAGTTTTCCCCAAATACGCATTCAGTAACCTTAATCGACTTTCATTTATATTTGATACATTGCTTCATGTATCAAGTTCTACCACAACATACATAGACAATCAGTATTAGCCTTAAAATCAGCCATACGCCATCGCTCAAACGATAATTTAACCCAGATGATCGCCCTACCCCACAAGATTCCATGCGATTCAAACAAAAAGCTCAAGTCATTTATCCCAGATTGAATCAGCAACTAGTTCCTCGTGGACAATAACGATAACAATTCACGGCACAACATGCTAATTTCAATAAATATTGCTTTAGTATCCTGAAAAGTCTTTATATCTGACGATGTTTTTTATAACACCTAATTAGGGATTATTTAACTAAAATCACTAAGTGACATTACTGCTCAAACGCTTAAAACCCACTCAGATTGAACGAAATTCAACCACCAAAGATAAACACACTCTAGGTGATAGCAGTCATTGATAAATTCCAGTAAGATGACTGGCTAAAGTCCATGGTGATTCTAATCTGAAATATGAATTTCAACGACAGAATACACCCTAGTGAAGAGTATGATTCAAAGGATATGACCAACCATAAATCCCTTTTTCTGTGCTGCAGCTCAATCGCCTTACTGTCTATGAGTCTGAACAGTCAGGCCGAGGTTATCGGTTCGCAGCCTCTACCAGGTTCGCAATGTTATATTCCACCAGCGACACCACTGGATACTCCAGCGACCAGTAATCCACAACAAATTGCAGTGCGCTCAAAACATGCACAGCTGAAACAGGGTAAATCAGCTAAGTTTTCACAGGATGTGGCAGCAACCCAAAATGGGCGAAAACTAACGGCAAACACAGCCACATATAACCAAAAAGCTCAAACTTTAACCGCTCAAGGAAATGTCAAATATCAAGATAATCTTTTGAGTGTCGATAGTAAAAAAATCGAAACAAATTTAAAATCAAATGCGACCCATATTGATAATGCGAAATACAGGTTCAATGATCGTAATGGCCGGGGTAGTGCCAAAGACATAAAGATGGGCGCCGATCGAACTTTATCCATGAAAAAAGCAGTCTATACTGCATGCCCTCCGGGTGATGACAGTTGGTCACTCAGTGCCAGTAGCATCCATATTGATAAAAGCAGGGACTGGGCTGTTGCCCACAATGCCGTTTTCCATATCCACGATATTCCAGTTCTCTATTTACCATATTTTACCTACCCTATCAGTAATAAAAGGCAAACAGGGTTTCTATTCCCAGGACTCACCAGTTCGACTAAAAACGGGGCAGATATTAGTGCACCATTTTATTGGAATATGGCCCCAAACTATGATTTAACACTCACCCCAAGGTATATGAGTAAACGGGGTAACCAGCTAAAATCCAGCTTCAGATACCTGGCTGGCGGACAACTGGGAGAAATCGATTACGAATACCTTCCAGATGATCGAATAGCTGATGAGACCCGCTCTCTCTTTCATTGGCAAAATAATGGTCGTATTGGGCTTCACTGGCATATCAACACGACCTACTCGCATGTCAGCGACCCAAATTATTTTTCTGATTTAGGAAGCACATATGTATCTTCAACAGATCAACTCTTACAACAGGGCAAAGTAAATTATGAAGATACCAACTGGAATGCTGGAATACTCGTTAATAATTATCAAATCTTAGGTAATACAGAATCTCCCCATAAAATATTACCAGAGTTACACTACTTTGGATTATGGAATACAGGTCTTGGTGACTTAAACTTCGGATTCAAAAGCCAATTAGTCCGCTTTACCGACAGTGATCCGACAGTTTATACCGGAGAGCGGTACCATTTTGAGCCAAGTCTGCAATTACCGTTAAGTGTCCCAGGAGGGTACTTAAACAGTCAGATTTCATTACTTCAAACTTACTATAATCAAGATACCAAAGGTGATAGTGCATTGGCTTCACACGTCAGCCGTACAATTCCTGAATATCGGGTTAATACGGGACTGAATTTTGATCGGGATTTCTCCCTATGGGGAAGTGATTACCGACAAACTATCGAACCGCAAGTCCAATACCTTTATATCCCGTACCGAAACCAATCAGATATTGGTATTTATGATACAGCACCACTCGAACAAGACTATTTTGGCATGTTTCGTGAGCGCCGCTACAGTGGTTTAGACAGAATTGCAGATGCAAATCAGATCACAGCCGGAGCAACGACTCGTTTTCTCAATGCTCAAAATGAAGAAAAATTCAGGCTATCAGTTGCCCAAATTTTCTACTTTAAACCCAGTCGGGTCACTTTGCCTGACAGCGAAGATACCATCGAACGAGGACATTCAGCACTCGCGTTTGAAGGTGATATCAATTTTTCGCATGACTGGTACTTCCATTCAGGGCTTCAACTTAACCGTAAAAACAATAAAGTGAACGATTCCAATGCTGCACTCGAATGGAAACCTGCGGCAGATAAACTCGTTCAATTAAATTACCGATATGGACTACCGAACGGAACCTTAAAGGATGAAATCAATCAAATAGGTATGAAGTTGTCTTGGCCACTACGCCAGAATATTCATCTGGTTGGTAGTTATTACCAGGATCTTTACGTTCATCGTAATATAGAATCGATTTTAGGTGTTCGTTACGACTCTTGCTGTTGGGCAGCTCAGGTTTCACTACGACGCACATTATCACAGCACTATGATGAAGATGGTAATTTAGAACCCCTTGGAGAAATAGACAAAGCTATCCACTTTCAATTTATGCTAAAAGGATTAGGTGTCAGTAATAGTACGGCAGCTTATCGAAAAATGATGAATAGTGGCCGTTTCCCATATGGCCATCCGTTTTATCTGAATAATTAACATAAAACAATCAACAATGTTAACGCGGAATTATCCGCATATATGAATTAGGGTTATCATGAAAGTAGTTTATCGGTTATGTCTGATTTTTGCTCTGTTGCTAAGTCCGTTAGGATGGGCAAAACCTGTGTTACTTGATCAGGCAATTGCAATCGTCAATAACGATATTATTACTCAGACAGATTATGATGTGCT contains these protein-coding regions:
- the rapA gene encoding RNA polymerase-associated protein RapA, with amino-acid sequence MLFSLGQRWISDSESELGVGTVVSIDRRMITLLFPATGENRIYAKDDAPVTRVMFNVGDEIAHVDDWKMTITEVIEEDGLITYSGIRIDNDSSAQIKEVFLNHFLKFNKPQDRLFAGQIDRFDRFVTRYQSLQQRYNTQSSPFRGLVGGKVSLIAHQLYIAKEVGRRYAPRVMLADEVGLGKTIEAGLIIHQQLIAGLSQRVLIIVPETLQHQWLVEMIRRFNLAFSLFDEERCVEAYADAENPFDTAQLVLCSLDFLRSKKRRFEQICESQWDLMIVDEAHHLQWDEQSPSRAFQIIESLSQQIPGILLLTATPDQLGHQSHFARLQLLDKERFHNYEQFLEEEKNYQYLAELATQLLGNKNISEDQFSQLVKMGHVDSLSLKSIQSDNLEQRQAARKKLFDELLDCHGTGRIMFRNTRAAVPGFKARRLHSYPLPLPSQYQTAMRVHNMMNARQPLEKRATQLLYPEELYQSLEANASQWTQYDPRIQWLLDFLLANKQEKVLVICAHAETALTIEEIARTEEGIRGTVFHEDMSIIERDKAGAYFAQEEAGAQLMVCSEIGSEGRNFQFAHHLVLFDLPTNPDLLEQRIGRLDRIGQRNEVDIHVPYLEDTAQQRLLGWYHQGLDAFEAPCATGNAIYQEFGIELLEALASDQSNEELIQLITKTHQRHLQLCEEMEAGRDRLLEMHSNGGEKAQLLVENISTHEQSPQFVNQALRLFDILGVQQDDLGEQTLLFKPTEHMLVPSLPGLPTEGQLITFDRDTALHRDEVALLTEEHPLFASAIDAILSAETGTTSVALLKNNALPAGSFFLECLFVVETSAPPEYQIGQYLPATPVRILLDKNNNELSEKVSFETFNTQLCAVNRHISSQLVNASQTQIHQLLTLAQEHAKQQMSAIIENSSRYAQKTLTQELNRLITLRQKNPAIRDDEIDFWKTQQQDVLEYINRAQLKLDALRFIVITPTK
- the lptD gene encoding LPS-assembly protein LptD, producing MSLNSQAEVIGSQPLPGSQCYIPPATPLDTPATSNPQQIAVRSKHAQLKQGKSAKFSQDVAATQNGRKLTANTATYNQKAQTLTAQGNVKYQDNLLSVDSKKIETNLKSNATHIDNAKYRFNDRNGRGSAKDIKMGADRTLSMKKAVYTACPPGDDSWSLSASSIHIDKSRDWAVAHNAVFHIHDIPVLYLPYFTYPISNKRQTGFLFPGLTSSTKNGADISAPFYWNMAPNYDLTLTPRYMSKRGNQLKSSFRYLAGGQLGEIDYEYLPDDRIADETRSLFHWQNNGRIGLHWHINTTYSHVSDPNYFSDLGSTYVSSTDQLLQQGKVNYEDTNWNAGILVNNYQILGNTESPHKILPELHYFGLWNTGLGDLNFGFKSQLVRFTDSDPTVYTGERYHFEPSLQLPLSVPGGYLNSQISLLQTYYNQDTKGDSALASHVSRTIPEYRVNTGLNFDRDFSLWGSDYRQTIEPQVQYLYIPYRNQSDIGIYDTAPLEQDYFGMFRERRYSGLDRIADANQITAGATTRFLNAQNEEKFRLSVAQIFYFKPSRVTLPDSEDTIERGHSALAFEGDINFSHDWYFHSGLQLNRKNNKVNDSNAALEWKPAADKLVQLNYRYGLPNGTLKDEINQIGMKLSWPLRQNIHLVGSYYQDLYVHRNIESILGVRYDSCCWAAQVSLRRTLSQHYDEDGNLEPLGEIDKAIHFQFMLKGLGVSNSTAAYRKMMNSGRFPYGHPFYLNN
- the hprA gene encoding Glycerate dehydrogenase, which translates into the protein MATVVCLERDSLGPQFQLPQLPPLHEWRNYPTTTPEQIIVRLRDADVVVVNKLILNDQLLAQLPKLKLIAVSATGVNNIDLSAASRLGIKVCNVRGYAGPSVAEHTFMLLLALKRNLISYRQSLLKDHWQESGQFCYTDYSIENIHGQTMGIIGSGHLGQHIAKIAKAFGMKIKFAARPGQKAQSNKSAFEDVLSSCDVISIHCPLNEQTKNLISDEQFDLMQPGAILINTARGGIVNENALLKALQQHKIAGAGFDVSQHEPPLENSPLLEAVKMENFLLTPHIAWASDQSRQNLINQLVENIQMFLNGHPKNLLN
- the rluA gene encoding Dual-specificity RNA pseudouridine synthase RluA yields the protein MTEFIYLPPQSPYLTVIYQDDDIAVFDKQPGLLSVPGRNLEHRDSLALRAMRVWPDARVVHRLDMATSGLIIMALHRDAQSHISRQFQLRQPKKCYIAEIWGHPRHTKGTVDLPLRCDWPNRPRQIVDPISGKSALTHWQILEHKKRTSIVELKPVTGRSHQLRVHMQNLGHPIIGDKLYAQDEALNAAPRLHLHAESLSFYHPRENRWLSFNSPAPFFRCS
- the djlA gene encoding Co-chaperone protein DjlA is translated as MRIWGKLFGVLFGFMFGGILGALLGLWLGHKFDQAIGQNFNLGVFSNPNGRAQFFFTTFAVMGHIAKAKGVVTSEEIQIASLLMDQMGLQGEAREQAKEAFRDGKRADYPLDDELRNLVSLVKGRRDLLQMFLEIQMQGVFADGQMEPVEKQMLERIARILGFSQMDLKRVIARWEAEMRFQRQRQQQWSGSDYQQDSRYTNDRNSANREQSLKDAYQLLEIDSSASDQEVKRAYRRQMNQHHPDKLVSKGLPPEMLEMAKKKAQEIQHAYEMIKKARGMK